In the genome of Segnochrobactrum spirostomi, the window CACTACCCGATCGTCTTCGCCAACGACGCCGATGGCATGCCTTTGGCGGTGACGGGTGTGGAGGCAGGGCGGAATGTGTTCGTGACGGCCGACGGGCACTGGCGCGCCATGACCTATGTGCCGAGCTACGTCCGCCGCTATCCGTTCATCGGGATGACGACGGACGCGGCGGGAACCGTCATGCTCGGCGTCGACAGCGGATGCGGCCGGCTCACGGCGGACGTCCGACGTGAGGGTGGCGAGCCGCTGTTCGAATTGGATGGCAAGCCGACGGACACGAGCCGCGCAGCGATCGCCTTCTGCGAGGCCTACGCGGTCGAGCACGAGCGCAGCAGAGTGTTCGTCGCGGCGCTGTCGGAACACAGCCTTCTGGTCGAGCGCTCGGTGACGATCCGCCCGACCCAGGCCCGAAACGGAGCCGACGATCGCGAAGCGCCCGCCGAGATCAAGGTCGGGGGCTTTCGTCTGGTAGACGAGGCAGCCTTCCGCGCCCTCGACCGCTCTGTCGTAGCCGACTTCTACGCGCGTGGATGGCTCGATCTTATCGTCCTTCGCCTCGCGTCGCAGTACGCTTGGCAAGATCTCGCCGTTCTGGCCGAGCTATCGAAAACCACCGAGGCTGCGCCCGCCTGAGCGCGGCTCGGCGTCTCGCCCGCGCTTGTTGTCCCGTTCGCTAAAGGTCCGGAGTTCTCATGTCTCGTTCGCTCACGATCCTGTCGACGGTCCTGGCCATCGGGCTGTTCGCCGGCTCAGGTGCCTCCGCGCAGACCGTCAAGGCTGCATCAGGAACCAAGACGGCCGCTCCAGCCAAAGGTGACCAATCTCATGCCGCGGCGGGCGAGCTGCCCGGCGGTGCGTCGTCCCTTCAGGAGAGCTACGGCGATTGGACGGTGAACTGCGCGTTGCCGAACGGGCAGAAGGTCTGCACCTTCTCGCAGACCCAGACCAAGCAGGACACCAACCAGCGCGTTCTCACCGCCGAGCTGACCCTGGGCCCTGACGGCGCCATCGTCGGTGTGCTCGTACTGCCGTTTGGGCTCGCGCTTGCAAACGGCGTCACGCTTGCGATCGACGACGGCGAACCCGGTCCCGCCCTGCCGTTCCAGACCTGTCTGCCGGCCGGTTGCCTTGTTCAGTTGAAGTTCGGCGCCGACAAGATCGCCGATCTAGGTCGCGCCAAGCAGCTTAAGATCACCGCGACCGCCGCCGACACCGGTCAGGCGCTGCCCTTCACGCTTTCGCTGCGGGGCTTTACCCAGGCCGCTGCGCGCACCAAGGCGCTCGTCGGCTAGAGTGTGCGCAAGAACAGCGAGCCGCAATAGGCGTGCGCCTCGCTTCGATTTGTTGTGATCGGTCGGGACACCGCTCCGTGCAGCGCAGCGCGTCGCTGAAGCGATCTGCGGCTCAATCCTTATCTCTCACCAAGCCTTATCTCTCACCAAGGCTGAAGAGCACCAGCGCAGCCCTGACCTCGTCGAGCGTCTGCTGGGTAAGGACGGCCGCTCTTGCCGTGCCGGCCCGGACGACGTCCATGACGAAGTCCGGTTGCTTCGCGAACGCCGCGCGCCGTTCCCGGATCGGGCAGAGCAACGCCTGGAGGCCGGCGTCGAGGCGTTTCTTCTGAGGACCGTCTGTTCGACGGCGTTGCCCAGATCGAGCCTGAAGCTCCTTCAGCCGAGAACCCGCGAAAGCGCGCTGGCGGTAGGCAAAAAAGCGGCGCTCCGATCGCGTCGAAGCGCCGCCATTCAGGGCCTGGAGAGACCGTGGGTCGCGAGCCTACGGCGACCTTTTCCGGCTCGTGCTCTACTTCATGCTCAGCGTCTCGAAGTGCCCGTCAGGGATGAACCAGATATAGTCGCCTCCAACGACCGGCTTGGCGTTGTTGACGACAAAATTGCGGCACTCGATCCCGTCGGCCGCACCCGGCTTGCAATGGTTGAGGCCGTTCGAGAAGAGAATGCGCGGATTCCACATGCACAGGTTGGTGTTCGGATCGCCGTAATCCCCGAGTAGGCTCGGGCATTGCGACGTCTGGCCGCCGGTGCGACCCGCCCCGACATTATAGGCGGGATCATTGGCGCGGCTGCCCGGGGTGAAGCCGGCGCGGCCGTGGCAGTTGCGGCAATTGGTGCCGATCGGGTGGATCACCGGTTCGATATAGACGTTCTGCGAGACCGGCAGATAAGGCAGAGCATCGCCCTTCGGATTGGTCTGCGCCCATTTCGGGGGCGTGCCGTTGAAATAGTCCGAAATTCTGCTCGGCTGGCCATCGATCTGATAACGGATACCGTACTCATCCGTCAGAAGATAATATTTGCGCCAATTGCTGCTCCGCGTGGCGTTGTCGATCGCCGTGATTTCGTTGGCTTGCAGGCCGGACGATTGGGCGGGACTGTCGCTATCGGGGGCGAGCGTCGCGCCGTAGGTGGGCGATTGGCCGAAGCAATTGTTGTAGAGCGGAAGACCGCAATCGCCCAGGGTGTCGGCGCGCGGGCTCCACCACACGCTCTGGAAGGCCCAAGAATTGATCTCCTTGGTGGTGACGTGCATGGCGATCGAAATGAGGAAGTCGCCCGGTTCGAAGCCATTCGATTGATCGCCGTAGGCCCAGATCATCGCCTGATCAAGAAGGGCACGGTCTGCCGGCGTGAAATATTTCTCGAGCACCTCCTGCGAAACCTGGATGTGCTGGAAGACAGTGGCGGGATAGACACTTGGATTTTGGGTCGTGATCGCCGAAAAATTCCCTTTGCCGGTCGACGTGACATAAGCAAGCTGTAACGTCGCGGAGTTGGCGGACGCGCAGGAACTGCTGCCGATCGGCAGGCATGTATCGATGGCGACGACCTGCTTCCACTTCTCATAGCCGAGATATTCGGCGTTGGTCGCGTAGCTCTTGTCCTTGAAGAAGCTCGGAACCCACGGCGGCAAGGCACCATAGCGCACCCGGCATCCGGCGCTGCCGACCGTGGAGCCCGGCCGGCAACCCTTCACCGGCCAGAACATGTGCTTCGTCGCGATGTAGCGGCTGTCGATGCCGTCGGCGATCGTCGGAGGCCGCGGATCGGGTTCCTTCCATGCGCGATATTTCCTGGTGAGAGCCTGCTGGCTCATAGTGCGGATGATTGTCTCATAATTGCTCTGTTCGAGTGATTCCGTGGCGATCATGACGTTGCCTTCATTCACGAAGGCGGTGCCGTCGCAGATCTGGCCGGAACAGAATAAACCCTTTTGACCCGCCTGATCGCATGCTTCGGTGATCTTCTCCCACTGCTTATCCTTCAGCCAATCGGCAGCATTTTCTCTCGAGATACCGCAGCGATTGACCAGGACCAGCGGCGGTAGATTGTAAACCGGCGTGTCGCCGATGGTGTTGACAGTCTCAACCTGGCTCGGATCCGGATCGCCGTTCGCCGCGGTCGCGCTCACCGGCGTGGGCGTCAGGGCGCCGAGCGGCCTCACCTTCGTCGCGCCCGGGTTTGCCGCGCTTTTGGCCTTGCTGGTGAGCGTCGCGTTGGTGAGCCGGTTGCCGGTGTTCGGCCAGGTCATCCAGATCGGATAGTAGCCGCTACAGACGGTGCCGCTGTTCAGCCAGCAGCCCTTCGTGCCACCGACATTGGTCCATTGCTTCGCTGCGTCGTTGATGAAGGTGCCGATCGCAGCCGGCGTCCAGATCGCGGCCCAGAGGCGCCAGCCATGGGCGCGCACGGCGGGGCGGCTTGCGGGCGTCTGCTCCAGGAAGGCCCGTTCGAGCGGCTTGGCGCAGGCCGTATCCCCATCACACCAGCCAGACCATCTCGGCAGGGGCTGGTAAGGCGTGAAGTTGGAGAAGGCGCCGGCCACCGCCTCGCTCGCCGCGGCCGCCGTGCCGCCGGGCGCCTGCGCCAAGCCATGCAAGAGACCACCTGCCGCGAGCCCGACTGCGACTGTTATCGTGCACAATGGCACGACGAATTTTCGCAGGAATATTGTTGACATCCGCCCCTCCGAAGAATTCCCCGCAGCGATAACTTCTCACTGCTCGCGGAGCATTAGAGGGTCGAAAGCCGAGTGGCGCAAGTTAAAGTTGCGATATGCGCATGGTGGCCTCAACTGAGCGTGGTCCGCTCGCGCTGCGCGATGAGCGGCCAGCGCCAGCATGGCTGCCCCGACGCAGGCGTTGAGCACAGGCCAGGCGTCGGGCCGGGCGAATAGCAGCCACAGCAACCGCGTGCCGTGACCGATGGCAGCGAATGAGGCGAATTTCACCGTCGCCGCCCGCGCGAGAGAGATGCGTCGCAACGCAGGTGCACAGCGGCGGACATTTGCCCTGCCGTGTGGAGGTGCGTGTCATCCTCGAGCTTCGAAGGCGCGTTGCACTTTCGGCGTGCGTTCGGGATGTTGCTCGACGAAGCCATTTGGGACGTGCTTCGAACGCGGCATCGTTTGCGAGCGTAATCCGCCAGAAAGTGGCTGATCTCATTGAGCGGTGAAGCGACGCGCTCAGTACGGCGCTCGCATCCTGCCCCGAGCGGCGCCGGCGAGTCACAGAACAAGCGGCGAGGGCTACGGTGACATAAGCGGCATACGTTGTGACGCTCGTGGGAAGCGAAGGCCAAGTTAGCGCCGGCGGCCCATTTCCGCTTCGAGACAACGGAGATCGCCGCCGACTGGACCTGCGTGGGCCTCAACTCCGCGTCAGCGCATAGCCCTTCTTCAGCCAGAGCGGTGGCAGCACCAGCGGGATCGCGGACAGCAGCAGGATGTTGTCCTTCACCGCAACGCCGATCTCGTCGCGCACGAAGGTGCGCCGCGCCTCGAAGCGGGCGGCGACCTCCGGATGGCGCGCGGTGATCTCGGCCTTGAGCGCCGCATCGGCGAAGGTAACCGGATCCTCGCAATTAAGCGCCCACCCGGCCGGCATCGGTACGGGGATGATGTCGATCTGGAAGGGCATCCCCGAGGCGATCGTCTCGGTTGAGCCGGGGCGGATCGGGGAGTTCATCCACTCGTCATGGCCGGTGAGGTGGCCCGGATTGAGGGCGGACCGCAGGCCGCCTGCGGCCAGCGTCGACACAACGGCCTCGTGGATGGCGCCGCCCTCGACGCCGATATCGGCGGTTTCGTACCAGGCGAGCAGCCCCTTGAAATAGGCGCTGGCAACCGAGACGAAATCCTCGTCGTCATCGCTGACGAGGCCGGCACGGGCCGTCAGGCCGCCCCAGAAGCTGACCGCGGCGGTGATGCCGTCGCCCCGCGCGGCCTGCCTCGCCGACGGGCTCTTGAGGCCGATCACCGGGCGGGAGGCATCGCCCGTCGTCAGCATCGGATGGCAGTTCATCGGCTCGCCCGCGTAGCCCATGCGCGAGGCGGCCGAGAGTTCGTTGTCGCCGAGGGTGAAGCCCGAGACGATCCGCCAGACGGCGAGCGAGGCGCGGGTTGCAGCCCATTCGGCTTCCGCGATCTGGTCGGCGTCGACGACGGCGCGGAGCCCATGGACCGGATGCATCAGCACAGATGTCGCATCGCTGATCGCGCCGCCGACCCGTGCCAGGCTGTCGACAACATAGGCTGGCACGAAGAAGGTCGGCTCCGGGCCGTCCCACTCCTCCGGCACGACATATTTCCAACCCGCCAATCCGATGCTGTCGCCCTTGCCGATGCCCAGCTCGCGCAGCACTGCGGTGAGGTTCGGCTTGAGACTGCGATCCTGCGCCATCAGGCTCAGCGCCTGACAGAGATGGACCGAG includes:
- a CDS encoding SapC family protein, which encodes MTQPAPALPLFYRSPMLIRAPEHLGFGLKPTETPFSFAAEATAIPIVGNEFALTGRHYPIVFANDADGMPLAVTGVEAGRNVFVTADGHWRAMTYVPSYVRRYPFIGMTTDAAGTVMLGVDSGCGRLTADVRREGGEPLFELDGKPTDTSRAAIAFCEAYAVEHERSRVFVAALSEHSLLVERSVTIRPTQARNGADDREAPAEIKVGGFRLVDEAAFRALDRSVVADFYARGWLDLIVLRLASQYAWQDLAVLAELSKTTEAAPA
- a CDS encoding invasion associated locus B family protein; the protein is MSRSLTILSTVLAIGLFAGSGASAQTVKAASGTKTAAPAKGDQSHAAAGELPGGASSLQESYGDWTVNCALPNGQKVCTFSQTQTKQDTNQRVLTAELTLGPDGAIVGVLVLPFGLALANGVTLAIDDGEPGPALPFQTCLPAGCLVQLKFGADKIADLGRAKQLKITATAADTGQALPFTLSLRGFTQAAARTKALVG
- a CDS encoding M24 family metallopeptidase is translated as MSIALRPVLLPDFGTPLGRPVIPAATYAARAAAALAAAGTDWLVVYADREHFANIVFLTGFEPRFEEALLLLGPRGERMIVTGNENMDYAPIAGLPDVSVHLCQALSLMAQDRSLKPNLTAVLRELGIGKGDSIGLAGWKYVVPEEWDGPEPTFFVPAYVVDSLARVGGAISDATSVLMHPVHGLRAVVDADQIAEAEWAATRASLAVWRIVSGFTLGDNELSAASRMGYAGEPMNCHPMLTTGDASRPVIGLKSPSARQAARGDGITAAVSFWGGLTARAGLVSDDDEDFVSVASAYFKGLLAWYETADIGVEGGAIHEAVVSTLAAGGLRSALNPGHLTGHDEWMNSPIRPGSTETIASGMPFQIDIIPVPMPAGWALNCEDPVTFADAALKAEITARHPEVAARFEARRTFVRDEIGVAVKDNILLLSAIPLVLPPLWLKKGYALTRS